AATAATCAAGATGTCTGACATGTCTTGATGTCATTTTTGCCTTCAAATCTTTACAGTTCCTCTTTTAATCTGCCTTCCTTACCAACGCTGCAGAATGTAGTCAGATTCTCAGAGATGCAACATGTGCAGAGTCTCAGGACTAGATGTCTGTCAGTTACACACTCTGCTTCTCTGAAGGTGCAACATGTGCAGAGCATTTGTTCTTGATCGGCTACAGAAATTCCCGGATTCGACACACTCTAAGGCTTCGTTCGGCAGCGGCCGGACCAGGTTTCGATCGTGGCCAGAACGCTCCGGTTTTCAATACAGACTGCTCCGTTCCACTCCGGTTTTCTCGGAACGGGCCGTTTTCGGGGGCCGTTCCGGGTGGAACGGAGCAGTCTGTATTGAAAACCGGAGCGTTCTGGCCAGGATCGAAACCTGGTCTGGCCGTTGCCGAACGAAGCCTAAGTTGGACTCGCATTTCAGCCAGTTCTTTAATCTTTACTGCACAGACAAGCAGAACTACATGATCGAATTAAACACAAAAGGCTGAACTTTACTGCCGTCAGTACGAACTGGAGCAAGGCTTGCCGGATTCCAAGAGGATGAGGATTCCGGCGGGCGGgatggcggcggcagcaggcacTCGTCGGAGGGGCAGGAGGCATAGCAGATCCGGACCAGGGTGCTATTTGTAAATTTCCGGACCCGAAAGAGGGGGTTATGCGCAAATAATGGGATCGcaattattaatcgcgatcaaTTCAGGATGCATTTTGCATATATTCGGATCACGATTATCAAATCAGGAACACAGACGGCGtggctgcgccgccgccgatcTTCCTTGCGGCCCTCCGCCCACTCACAGGTCCAGACGCGGCGGTTGCTCCACGCTCACGGCGCTAGCTACCCACTTGGTGATGCTCCCCCCTCACAGCCCTAGCCCCCTGGGATGACGAACGAGACGAGATGCACCCTGCACTTCCAGCCGCGGCTCGCCGGAGCGTCGCCGTGTTCCGGCCGGTTCCATTCCTCTGGAGGCGTCGCAGCTGCTGTGGCATTCGTCAACCAACGACCAAACGCGCCTTGTGCAGAGAGTGTTAGCAGCAAACGGCTCACAACCTGGAAGCCTGCCCTGCACCTGCAAACTGTTAGCAGCAACTCAGATTCAGATCACTCTGAATAATCCAGTTTCAGAGTGCCGATTTTACAGAGAGTGGAACATTACAAGAGAAACCTGTCACtatcttcaaaaaaaaaaagagagaaagcaCTATAAGAGAATATGAGATGATGGTGAACTGAGAATTGTAATTAAAATTGTTTGTTATGCAAGTGAGGCCACATTTCAGAGATGTTTATGCAGTCAAACAAGCAAAGCGTATTCAGTTTGGAAGCTGAAGGATCGAAGCATGCCCATATCATGTGTTAACTTCTGGAGTTCAAACTCAATACTGCCTTGTTTCTTTCTCATCTTATCAGCCCACACACTAATAGTGACCTTGCTAgcacctttttttttcctttgggaATAGCTAGCTAGTATGCAACTGGTGACTTTCTTCATCAGATTGAATAGCTGTCTAATTCAGGTGACAATGCATTAATGTGTGTGAAATAGGTATGTTGGAACTTTCTTTTCCTTATGGGATGATCAAATCATAGTCACTACCTGACTCTCACAAGAAATTCAAGGCTTTGACATATTCTCTGAAGATGTCATTTCCCCTTGACATGCTTTAATCTTTCAGATTCCAAATTTATCAAACCCAGTACAGCATGTTATCAATCTGCAGTAACCTCATCATCTTCTAATTCAGAGTATCTTCAGACTTTCTAAGATAGAGCAACCGTTGCTGCTGTAAGGTATTGGGATGAAATATGAGCTCTGAAAGAGCAATAAGGATCAAAGTTTATTGTGGTTGACCTGAAGTGCCCAAAACAGCAGCTCCATCTTCATTTACAAGAGAACCTACTTTTTTTTCAAAAGACCCATTCTACAAGAGAACCTTGAAAACAAAAAGAAAGACAGGGGAACACGGTTTCTGACCAAAATTTTCATAACAGGGATAAAAATAATCAAGATGTCAGGCATGTCTTGACGTAATTTTTGCCTTGAAATTGCGAATACCCATGTACCACTATCTGAGTTTCAAATTCTTGAAATCTGTACGGTTCCTTTTTAACCCTCTACATTCTTTACCAGCGTGGTAGACTGTAGTTGGAGTCATGCAGTTTTCAAGATGTCTGTCAGTTACACACACTGCTTCTCTGAAAATTCAACTTGTACAGAGCATTTGTTCTTGATCGGCTGCAGAAATTCCCGGATTTGTTATTGATCGGGGTTAAGGTAGGAGATCTCCAATAACTCCGCCGGGCTTGGGCTCTCTACTTGCCGGCAAGATGAGAAGGCGTAGGTCCAGGATCGCCGCCGGCCAGTGGCGGCGCAGTAAACTGAAACAGACGAAGAGTCCTCCGGATCGCAGCGCGCCACCGTCAGTTGAACTGGAGATGATGCATTCGAAGAGGTCGAGGATGGGGCCTCGCGATTCCGGCGggaaggacggcggcggcagcaggcgcgcgCCGGAGGCAGAGCCGATCCGGAGCAGGGTGTTTTTTGTAAGTTTCCGGACCCAAAACAGGGTGTTATGCGCCaataatcggatcgcgattgtTAATCGCGATTCGATTAGGGGGGCATTTTGCatatattcggatcgcgatccaaaccaGGGTTTTTTGAAAAGCGTCAAGGGGCCGCTGCTGCAAATCTTCCGGCCCGGCCCCAAGGCAGCCGGcgaggccgcgccgccgccggcgatctcCCACGCGAGCCTCCGTCCACTTAAATCCCATGATGCAGCTGAGATTCGCCGCACACGTCCCTAGCTTCCACTCAGAGATGCTCTCACGGCCCTAGAAACGCACCTGTGCTTCCAGCAGCGGCTCGCCGGAGCGTCGCGGCGTTCGAGCCCGGTTCCATTCCTACTCGAGGCCTCGCAGCGTTGCTACCGGCATTCGTCAACCTACACGGCCAAGCTCCTTTCGCTACCGTTGCTGGAAGCCTGAAATGAGTTGCTACTGTAATAGTCGTTGCAGAGATCAGCGAAACTGCAGGCTCGACCAAAACAGTGGTTGCAGAGATGTCAGATATGTCTTTTATGCCAATTTTTTCCCTGCGTTTGTGAATCCACTGATGAACAATCCGAGTCTTAATAGTCTTAAAAAGCTGTATCTGCAGTCCTGTACAGTTATCCTTTGCATTCGTTACGAGCGTTactacaaacaaacaaataataTAAATATGAAAAAATTGGATCCATGTAGAGTTCAAATATATTATTCTAGAAAAATGCTGACACCTGGTTTGtatttttttaatttaaaataaattacttaTGAATTTATTAGTTTAAACTTAAATATTTTTACTTTTAATAAAATGAGAAATTATATTTGAAATCACTCAAGGAATTAAATTTGCCTAGTTTCAGTAGTTGTATGGTTCTTATTATTCggttttgtagttgaaaatCAGACTTTTGTGATAGTTCGAGGGTGTAACCTGAACTTTTTCCTTCTTAATATCACGGCAAATATTTCGACACATTCTTTTGCAAAGCACGTTTTCCTTTCTGGAATATGTTCCATTAAGCCAGCAGGTCGATTGAATTACTTGGGTATCGTGAAAAGCACTTATACTAAAGCTAGTTATTCTAGGTGTATATCTGACGAACTAAATGAAAGACGATTCCTTCGTTGCTTGCGTTCATAATCAACATCATTTCCTCTATTAGTTCAGAACCTCGTCAGGCTTCTTTGTTTAAAGCTGGGctgctgatgccttgagtctCAAAAAACAAGCCTTCTAAAACAAAAAAGTGGAATGCATGTCTTACAAAAGACAGATACACTCACTGTATGCCCATGTACCACAACACGGCAGGCAGCTAGCCAATACGTACTGCACAAGCACTTAGCTGATAGCTCGCAGTATAAATACAGGGAAGGAGAAAGGGATGGAGTTCATCGGATCGACACCGACATCGCCTGCAAGGGCTAACTGGGACGCCGCCATGGGCTTCTGGAGCGACGTGCAGTGGTGGGAGGACTGGCAGCTGCGGTTCCTCGTCCTGGCGAGCCTCTTCTTCCAGTACTTCCTCTtcgccgccgcgctcctccgCAAGCGCCGCGTGCCGCTGTGGTTCAGGTCCCTGGTCTGGCTGGCCTACCAGGGCGGCGACGTCGTGGCCGTCTACGCGCTCGCCACCCTCTTCAACCGCCACAGGAAGGACGaggtggccgccggcgccgccgcgcaccTAGACACGCTATGGGCGCCGGTGCTCCTGCTGCACCTCGGCGGCCAGGACGGCATCACGGCCTACAGCGTCGAGGACAACGAGAACTGGAGGCGATACCTCTTGGTCGCGGCGTCTCAGGTCAGTGCATAGCTATAGCAGCAGCCAcgttgatcaaatttatagaaaaaataataGTTTAGCTTGGACAAACTaaaatttgctctttttctAGTTGGAATTAATATAAAAGATCAGGTCAAACAAAATAAATTCCGGATGTGGCCAGTGAGTGTGCTGGGGTACCCTTTGAAGTCTCAAGGTTCAAATCTAGACTATTTTAAAAAATACATATAATTCATAAAGTTAGATTTTTTTCCTGAAGAATCTGTAGAACATGTACCATAAGTGAAACAAAAACAAATGTGCATATTAGGATCCCAAAAGTCCATCATCATTTTTTGAAAATTATGTTAGAATCAAAGAATTACGCCACCCATAATTCCAcataggtttgaattcgaaATAAAATTTGCTTTTTACATACTAAACTCAAATTATGGATTGCAGTACTAAAAGTTGGAAAAAAAAGGTCAATTCCACGAACAAGCTAACCATGCCCATATGAACACATTCCCCTTCACATGTGTTGTATGGTATTCACATAGAGAACTAATATTTGCCCATGCCTCAGATCGCCATAGCCATCTATGTGTTCTGCAAGTCATGGTGGTCCCCTGACGGGAGGCTGCTCCGCGCAGCGATCTTGCTCTTCGTCCCCGGCGTCGTCAAGTGCCTCGAGAAGCCATTGGCTCTCCGGAACGCCACCGTCAACAGCATCGCCAACTCCTCCGACCCAACGATGGAAATGTCCATCGAAGAAGACGACGGCACGCTGCCGACGGCCATGGATTCGCTCGAGGAGTTCGTGACGGCGGCGAAGAAGTGCGTCGAGGAGGAGGCGAGGAGGGGTCCTCCCCTGTTCTTCGACGACACGATGAACGACAAGCCCTACCACCTCTTCGTCGACCTCAGCCACCCCTACTCCATCCGGCTCAGGAACTTGCAGGTCATGGCGGCGCGGAGCGGGAAGGAGGAGGCGCACGACCGGGTCCGCGCCTCAATCTCCCAGGCGTTCGACCGCCTCTTCACCAAGCACAAGGCGAGCTACGGCGGCGTGCTGCGCGCCGTCGTCGTGCTCCTCACGTTCGCCGACATCGGGCTGTTCCAGGAGAGCCGCCGGAGCGCGTACGCCCGCGCCGACGTCGTCGTCACTTACATCCTGCTGTGCTGCACCGCCGCGCTGGAGTTCGTCTCGGCCTGCGTCGTCCTGGGCTCCGGCCTGCCGCTGCCCGACGACCAGGTGCCCCAGTACAACCTCATCGGCTACCTGGTCCGCACCAGGAGGCGCCCCGGGATCAGGCACCTCGCGGCCATGCTCGGGCTCAAGGACCAGATCGACTGGCTCTGGTGCAcggcgccgcccgagccttCCCGCCGCATCACTGAGCTCGTCCACGACCACGTCGCCGGCGGCTGGAAGGGGTACATAAACGCCGAGGTCGATAGGGCGAGCACGTCGACGACCTCGAGGTCGCCGGTGGACGACTACCGCCGGTTCAACGACGGCCGTGGCCAGCGGACCCTCGAGAGGGCGAAATGCGGCGGCAGGGGCGTCGAGTCGAGCCTGCGCCTGCCGTTCGACGAGAGCGTCCTCGTCTGGCACCTCGCCACAGAGATCTGCTACTTCGACCACgtggacgccggcggcgaggccacCCGCCGCAGCAGGGTGATCTCCAACTACATGGCGTACCTGCTGCTCGTCCGGCCGTGGATGCTGATGCCCGGTGCCCGGCGCGGGCTCTTCCGGGCCGTGCACGCCGAGCTCAAGGAGATGCTCAAGGACGCGCCGTCCGAACCGCCGGGGGTTGAAGACGATgacgcggggaagaagaaggcgcCGCCAAGGGCCATGTACGAGATCGCGCGGAAGATCATCCAGAAGGTGAGGAATCCGCCAGCAGCAGCGAGCTCCGGCGGCGCTCGCCGCCCATGGGGTCGCAAAGCCGCCGCCGAGCTTGTTCGCAAAGCTTGGGACGTCGCCTACGACCTCATGGAATTTTCCAAGGTCAGGATGGAGGAGAGCAGGAAGAAGAAAGtcatggaggaggaggagaagattAAGAAGACGGGCGATCCCGTGAGTGTAAGCAAGGAGAGGATGAGCGAGATCATGAGTTCAGCCAGGAGGGACGGGGACGACGAGATGTGGGGGCTGATCCAGGGCGTGTGGGTGGAGATGCTCTGCTTCTCCGCCGGCCGGTGCCGGGGGTACCTGCACGCCAAGAGCCTCGGCAAGGGCGGCGAGTACCTCTCTTACGTCTGGCTCCTGCTCTCGCACATGGGGATGGAGACCATGGCGGAGAGGATGCAGAGGACG
Above is a genomic segment from Panicum hallii strain FIL2 chromosome 8, PHallii_v3.1, whole genome shotgun sequence containing:
- the LOC112903811 gene encoding uncharacterized protein LOC112903811, with protein sequence MGFWSDVQWWEDWQLRFLVLASLFFQYFLFAAALLRKRRVPLWFRSLVWLAYQGGDVVAVYALATLFNRHRKDEVAAGAAAHLDTLWAPVLLLHLGGQDGITAYSVEDNENWRRYLLVAASQIAIAIYVFCKSWWSPDGRLLRAAILLFVPGVVKCLEKPLALRNATVNSIANSSDPTMEMSIEEDDGTLPTAMDSLEEFVTAAKKCVEEEARRGPPLFFDDTMNDKPYHLFVDLSHPYSIRLRNLQVMAARSGKEEAHDRVRASISQAFDRLFTKHKASYGGVLRAVVVLLTFADIGLFQESRRSAYARADVVVTYILLCCTAALEFVSACVVLGSGLPLPDDQVPQYNLIGYLVRTRRRPGIRHLAAMLGLKDQIDWLWCTAPPEPSRRITELVHDHVAGGWKGYINAEVDRASTSTTSRSPVDDYRRFNDGRGQRTLERAKCGGRGVESSLRLPFDESVLVWHLATEICYFDHVDAGGEATRRSRVISNYMAYLLLVRPWMLMPGARRGLFRAVHAELKEMLKDAPSEPPGVEDDDAGKKKAPPRAMYEIARKIIQKVRNPPAAASSGGARRPWGRKAAAELVRKAWDVAYDLMEFSKVRMEESRKKKVMEEEEKIKKTGDPVSVSKERMSEIMSSARRDGDDEMWGLIQGVWVEMLCFSAGRCRGYLHAKSLGKGGEYLSYVWLLLSHMGMETMAERMQRTELPAEGDAGGLVTPSDLEDDDGDEPAQLDRGATSSTAVSGAAVVPVVADDDIV